The stretch of DNA CAATCAACATCAAGTATTTGGCGGTAGGGCATTCCGTCAATAAAGCTCAGGCTACGCCCGATGCAATAGCAGGGGTCACTGAGAAGCCTACGCTGTATGCGTCAGTATCAGCGTAGGAGTATGTCACCGTTGCTAAAACTACCCGTGACTCCTATGAAGCGAGAAAACTAGCCTATAAGCTGGATGAAGCGAGGGCAGAAAAGTTGCTGAAGGAACACCATCCGTTGGTCTAAGCTGATGCACCCGAACAGTAAATTATAGCTAAGAAGAAATAAGCAAGGGTGAATCAGATTCCCTTGCTTGTTAGGTTTTTAGCTCTTTAAGCGATCGGTCGGTAGAACCCATCTACTTACGGCGAATCCGCAGCTTTTGACGCCGACGATTGGTTGCAATCACAGCACGGTCAACTGGAAAACCGGGAAGTGGTATAACCTGGTACTTCCGTTCTTCTTCTAGCTGCCTTAGCTCTGTGTAATCTACCCAGTGGATGCAATCTACTGGACAAGTGTCAATTGCTTCTTGGACGATGTCTTCTGCATCACCATCTTGCCGAATTACCCGCGATCGCCCGTAGTCTGGCTCAATGTAAAAGGTATTTCGAGCCACATGAGCACAATGTTTGCAGCCGATGCAAGTAATCTCATCGACATAGACCCCCTTCTGCCTGAAGCTGCCCCCTAGTTCTGGTTCTAAGCCAGAGCGTTGTGACGCATCGCGCCAATGCCCCCCTAGTTCTGGTTCTAGACCAGTCCGCAACTCTGCTTGGCCTTCACCCGGCAGATGTGCGCTGTTAGGGTCAGCAAAAGGTGAAGTAAAGTCAGACATTAGGCACTCCAACGCTGTAGCACTAAGCGAACTGAGCCATCCTCATTTTTTTGCTGTTCTGCAACTTGAAAGCCTGATTGAGCGCCTTCGTTGACAATGGTGTGGTAAGCGTAACGCTGGGTCACCTTGTTCAGGAAGCGATCGACAGACCAATTTTGTTGCCAGAATTGCAGATCTGCTACCAGCTCGTAGGCGCTACCATTCCAGCTAAAGCCAATGTCGTAGCCGTTCTTTTGTTCAATGGTGACGTCAGCAGTTGTGGTCTGCCCACGATACCCTCTGACTGCCTGAGGCCCAGACTTCCATTCCAGCCCTAGGTCGTTCAAGGCTGCTTCTAGAGATTTAAGGTTGCGGATTTGAGTTTTAATTTGGCTAAAGTGTGACATAGTTTTTTTGTCAAAAAATCAAATAGAACAGAACTGGACAAACAACTTACCACTCACTAAAAGTAGCTTGAGTTGAGACTGTTGCCGACTGTTGCACAGTTGCAGCAAAAAACTCTGAGGTTGGCTCGTGGCTGAGCACCTGTCCCAGCTGAGCTTCGATGGCTGCGGTAACTTCAGCACAAGAGTTACCTACAATCCCGGTTACTTTTTCCAGGACCCGACCATCTGGGTAAATAACAAACTCCAATGTTTCCATGCTTTGGCTGAGGGCTGTAGGGTGATTC from Trichocoleus desertorum ATA4-8-CV12 encodes:
- a CDS encoding ferredoxin; the protein is MSDFTSPFADPNSAHLPGEGQAELRTGLEPELGGHWRDASQRSGLEPELGGSFRQKGVYVDEITCIGCKHCAHVARNTFYIEPDYGRSRVIRQDGDAEDIVQEAIDTCPVDCIHWVDYTELRQLEEERKYQVIPLPGFPVDRAVIATNRRRQKLRIRRK
- a CDS encoding DUF1257 domain-containing protein, with product MSHFSQIKTQIRNLKSLEAALNDLGLEWKSGPQAVRGYRGQTTTADVTIEQKNGYDIGFSWNGSAYELVADLQFWQQNWSVDRFLNKVTQRYAYHTIVNEGAQSGFQVAEQQKNEDGSVRLVLQRWSA
- a CDS encoding DUF2997 domain-containing protein, with protein sequence METLEFVIYPDGRVLEKVTGIVGNSCAEVTAAIEAQLGQVLSHEPTSEFFAATVQQSATVSTQATFSEW